The DNA segment ACACGGCCCAGTGCCGATCCCATGCGGGTGGGGGGCGACACCGGCGGGCAATGAGCAGGAGAAGGGAGAGGCGGATGGGGAACCAGACCCACACCCGGCCAGCTGGGTGTCAGCTATCGGCGGGGGCGATGCCGCCTCCGGGGAGTGGGCGGGTTGGTGAGACTGCCCGAAGCCATCGAGATCGCCGGGGGTGGAGTGAGCCAGGACCTGGTGTCGGGAGCGGGACGGGTCGTTCTCTCCACCGATCCGTGTCGGCGGTGAACACACCCGAGCGGTAGGCTGGCCGTATCAGGGCATCTACGACGGGGGCGTTCGGGGCGAGCCGGGGTCGGTGGCTGGCCGGTCAAGGTGGGGGTGTCCCTGTCTTGTTGCCAACCCGTGTGGGGTGGTTTCTCGGCTTCGCGGGTTGGTAAGGGGTTTGGGTCTTGAGCATGGCCAGGATGATGTTGCAGCGGCGGCGACCGACGCAGATGACGGCGGCGTTGTGTTCTTTGCCTTGGGCGCGTTTGCGTAGGTAGTAGGCAACGAACGCTGCGATGAACATGGCGTTCTTGAGACGGTGGTCGCCGCCTTGGAGTTGCCCCCGCTTTTTCGGATACTTATGGCTTCGGCAACGAGACCACCACGATCACCACCCGCCTTGCCACTCGAGCCCAGCCCTGACCCCCGATACCGGAGGTCCGTGCGGGTATTGCCATCATTTTGGAGCTAGGAAGCAGGCTCGGCGCCCGCTAATCTCGTCGAGCGCGGTGCCCTCAAAGACCTGCGTGGTTCAGGGTCGGACTTCGATGAATCCGGCCGCGGCGAAGTCGTTGTCGAAGGCTAGGGCTTCGCGCAGCCGGCGGGCTCGCATCACTTCGAAGCTGGTGGCGTCCACGAAGGAGTAGGGCCGTTCGTCGTGACGGCGCAGCCATCGCCACGCCTTCGACTCCTCTTCGGCGGTGACGACGTGCACAGCCAGCTTGTCGGCTAATCCGAAGTTCTCTATCTCGTCGAGGTACCCGACCGCGGTGCGGTACCCGTCCCGG comes from the bacterium genome and includes:
- a CDS encoding PIN domain-containing protein, coding for MKFVDTSWWVAWALPQDARHGDALDLAACVGDRERLLTTNLVVGETWTFLRYRDGYRTAVGYLDEIENFGLADKLAVHVVTAEEESKAWRWLRRHDERPYSFVDATSFEVMRARRLREALAFDNDFAAAGFIEVRP